Proteins from a genomic interval of Nautilia sp. PV-1:
- a CDS encoding GspE/PulE family protein, which translates to MIKQKVRLGDLLLHENIITEEELNKALAKQQEYKAQGVYKKLGEILIELGFATEKQILEALSKQLNFPFVDLYGEKIDYDLLSSFPISLIEKHFVIPFKKDDEYIYVATADPLDYDALELIEKFSPKPLKVFIALSKDIQIIIERLKINISTQELINKVKKELKSGGTENISAIDELLDLILEKAIKDRATDVHIEPLRYNFSVRARTDGVLKELFSFEKEIYFPLVSKIKLLSNMDISEKRKPQDGRFTKNYNSNIYDFRVSTTPTLHGESVVLRILDQEKILLRMTELGMSEYNLKRFEMLIHSPYGIVFVTGPTGSGKTTTLYAALNEIKGVDKKIITVEDPVEYEIPLIQQIPVNSKIGLTFATVLRSILRQDPDIIMIGEVRDRETLEAAIQASLTGHLVLATLHTNDASSAVTRMIQMGAQNYMVADSLIGVVAQRLVRKICPYCKTKYVPAKEELEMIKPFLKEEIEFYKGSGCKECGFTGYIGREMISEVLVVNDEISHLIATNKDKTEILKAAKEYGFVSMVEDGINKIKAGVTTLEEILRVVKVDVL; encoded by the coding sequence ATGATTAAACAAAAAGTAAGATTAGGGGATTTGTTATTACATGAAAATATAATCACCGAAGAAGAGCTGAATAAAGCTCTTGCCAAACAGCAGGAATATAAAGCCCAGGGTGTTTATAAAAAGCTTGGTGAAATATTAATCGAACTCGGTTTTGCTACTGAAAAACAGATACTTGAAGCTCTTTCAAAACAGCTTAATTTCCCTTTTGTAGATTTATACGGGGAGAAAATAGATTATGATCTGTTATCGTCTTTTCCTATCAGTTTAATTGAAAAACATTTTGTAATACCTTTTAAAAAAGATGACGAATATATTTATGTAGCAACGGCAGATCCTTTGGATTATGACGCTCTGGAACTTATAGAAAAATTTTCTCCTAAACCTCTTAAAGTGTTTATTGCCTTAAGCAAAGACATCCAGATAATTATTGAGCGTTTAAAAATCAATATTTCCACTCAGGAGCTTATTAACAAGGTTAAAAAAGAGCTTAAAAGCGGAGGAACGGAAAATATAAGCGCAATAGACGAACTGTTGGATCTGATTTTGGAAAAAGCTATAAAAGACAGGGCAACGGATGTGCATATCGAGCCTCTAAGATATAACTTTTCAGTTAGAGCCAGAACCGACGGTGTTTTAAAAGAACTGTTTTCTTTTGAAAAAGAAATATATTTTCCTCTTGTATCAAAAATAAAACTTCTTTCAAATATGGACATCAGTGAAAAAAGAAAGCCGCAGGACGGAAGATTTACTAAAAACTACAATTCCAATATATATGATTTTAGGGTGTCTACCACTCCTACGCTTCACGGTGAAAGTGTTGTTTTAAGAATTCTTGACCAGGAAAAAATACTTTTACGTATGACAGAACTCGGAATGAGCGAATATAATCTGAAACGTTTTGAAATGCTTATACACTCTCCTTACGGGATTGTATTCGTAACAGGGCCTACAGGAAGCGGTAAAACCACAACGCTTTATGCGGCTTTAAATGAAATAAAAGGAGTGGATAAAAAGATTATCACCGTTGAAGACCCGGTAGAATATGAAATACCTTTGATACAGCAGATTCCTGTAAATTCTAAAATAGGACTAACATTCGCCACGGTTCTGAGAAGTATTTTAAGACAGGATCCGGATATTATTATGATAGGTGAAGTCAGAGACAGAGAAACTTTAGAAGCGGCTATTCAGGCTTCTTTAACGGGGCATTTGGTGCTTGCAACGCTTCATACAAACGATGCTTCAAGCGCTGTAACCAGAATGATACAGATGGGCGCACAAAATTATATGGTGGCGGATTCTCTTATAGGGGTGGTTGCTCAGAGACTGGTAAGAAAAATATGTCCTTACTGTAAAACAAAATATGTACCGGCTAAAGAAGAACTTGAAATGATTAAACCTTTTTTAAAAGAAGAAATAGAGTTTTATAAAGGCTCCGGATGCAAAGAGTGCGGATTTACTGGATATATCGGGAGAGAAATGATAAGCGAAGTTTTGGTTGTAAATGATGAAATATCCCATTTAATTGCGACGAATAAAGATAAAACAGAAATTTTAAAAGCGGCAAAAGAATACGGATTCGTATCTATGGTTGAAGACGGTATTAATAAAATAAAAGCCGGGGTAACGACTTTAGAAGAAATTCTAAGGGTGGTTAAAGTAGATGTACTTTAA
- a CDS encoding tetratricopeptide repeat protein — protein MTFLELEKKCKQRRFFRRIKYFIFVLLLCGAGISGYYFFYKTSDTQKNKKTEFKTIIKKPEKNVKKNIKKEINKTIENKKTEKNRLKLIIDLNISESKPEKSKQPKVVKKDKEKKPVMKTADQNNTALLQTQTLPSYETCIALSEKYYNEGDYTDALKWAKNANIQNNKKPESWIMSAKALYKLGKKEEAVKILKIYYNYHKDEKVKKLLGEFNEGDK, from the coding sequence ATGACTTTTTTAGAACTGGAAAAAAAATGCAAACAGAGAAGATTTTTTAGAAGAATTAAATATTTTATATTTGTTTTGTTATTATGCGGAGCCGGTATATCGGGGTATTACTTTTTTTATAAAACATCTGACACACAAAAGAACAAAAAAACAGAGTTTAAAACCATAATAAAAAAACCTGAAAAAAACGTCAAAAAAAACATTAAAAAAGAAATAAATAAAACAATCGAAAATAAAAAAACAGAAAAAAACAGGCTTAAGCTTATAATTGACCTTAATATATCAGAGTCTAAACCCGAAAAATCAAAACAGCCTAAAGTCGTAAAGAAAGACAAAGAAAAAAAACCGGTAATGAAAACAGCAGATCAGAATAATACTGCTTTACTCCAGACCCAGACGCTTCCGTCATATGAAACATGTATTGCGCTGTCTGAAAAATATTATAATGAAGGTGATTATACGGATGCGTTAAAATGGGCAAAAAATGCAAACATACAAAATAATAAAAAACCGGAATCATGGATTATGAGCGCAAAAGCTCTTTATAAACTCGGAAAAAAGGAAGAAGCGGTAAAAATATTAAAAATATATTATAATTATCACAAGGATGAAAAAGTAAAAAAACTGTTGGGGGAATTTAATGAAGGGGATAAATAA
- a CDS encoding AAA family ATPase, which yields MLSELIEEFRDKIDINDFFSYINFELVKEELLSTKSNIVFLLGKPGSGKSYMLSLLKHKYPEKYILQKEPFLTKEEFLNLHNDLKDKVILIDEAQLLSIEMIEFLRLLSDSGNQVVLSMHKKEGEKIASLPQFASRYTQKIFMKPLSFDEFEKYVMSKFIKNNRYDLIDKKRLKKIYKLTKGNFRLSKKFIFTALTLLDYSLRNSLKYNKIDDCILEMSAIELGLVK from the coding sequence ATGTTAAGTGAGCTTATTGAAGAGTTCAGGGACAAGATAGATATAAATGATTTTTTCAGTTATATCAATTTTGAACTTGTAAAAGAAGAACTTCTTTCTACTAAGTCCAATATCGTATTTCTGCTCGGAAAACCCGGAAGCGGCAAAAGTTATATGCTTTCACTTTTAAAACACAAATATCCTGAAAAATATATTTTGCAAAAAGAGCCGTTTTTGACTAAAGAAGAGTTTTTAAATCTTCATAATGATTTAAAAGACAAAGTTATATTAATTGATGAGGCGCAGCTTTTGTCTATAGAAATGATCGAGTTTTTAAGACTGTTAAGCGACAGCGGAAACCAGGTGGTTTTAAGTATGCATAAAAAAGAGGGTGAAAAGATAGCTTCGCTGCCTCAGTTTGCTTCAAGATATACCCAGAAAATTTTTATGAAGCCTCTAAGTTTTGATGAATTCGAAAAATACGTAATGTCGAAATTTATTAAAAACAACAGATATGATCTGATTGATAAAAAAAGATTAAAAAAAATATATAAACTTACAAAAGGTAATTTCAGACTTTCCAAAAAATTTATTTTTACGGCGCTTACTCTGCTTGATTATTCACTAAGGAATTCTCTTAAATATAATAAAATCGACGACTGTATACTGGAAATGAGCGCGATAGAGTTAGGACTGGTAAAATGA
- a CDS encoding type II secretion system protein GspD — protein sequence MKRIIFLVLTVTAVFAANCNKKLFSLHIANPIKLKTVLSDLVDECNLNIVLKDQKAKKLINKNIEFINVEHVPLNDLLKILFEHANLFYKIKNNTITVSYNQTKTFRVDFIPNSISGITNIDSNDNTIKTDYKFDFWDNLKNNIIQILKNTNAEYKDPIIDKNSGLVTVTGNKNQIEEIAKYINDLNKRLHKEVLIDVKIYSVTLSSSHKTGIDWSQLSLSLANKSVPITASNIIGDNAVFKSATFNIGGLLDFLAQNGNVNSISNPKIVTLNNQKALIKVGDTIYYKYASEITTDNNGNPTTQYTIDSKFVGVLLDITPQISDNNQIILSINPRISSFKDPTQLTNSSREMPPDTQDNTMISVVKLQNNDTLVLGGLITDDKQLKVNGVPVLKEIPILKYLFSSREEITNKKELVFIITPHIINLNDKKTLKDYGYKKLPNLEELNVK from the coding sequence ATGAAAAGAATTATATTTTTAGTTTTAACAGTAACGGCTGTGTTTGCGGCAAACTGCAATAAAAAACTGTTTTCGCTGCATATAGCAAATCCTATAAAACTGAAAACGGTGCTTTCAGATTTGGTTGACGAATGTAATTTGAATATTGTTTTAAAAGATCAAAAAGCAAAAAAGCTTATCAACAAAAATATAGAGTTTATTAATGTAGAACACGTGCCGCTTAATGATCTGCTCAAAATTCTTTTTGAACATGCAAACCTTTTTTATAAAATTAAAAACAATACTATAACGGTTTCATATAATCAGACTAAAACATTCAGGGTTGATTTTATTCCTAATTCTATAAGCGGTATAACCAATATAGATTCCAACGACAATACAATAAAAACCGATTATAAGTTTGATTTCTGGGATAATCTGAAAAACAACATTATACAGATACTAAAAAACACCAATGCTGAATATAAAGATCCTATAATCGATAAAAACTCAGGTTTAGTAACGGTAACCGGAAATAAAAACCAGATTGAGGAAATTGCAAAATACATAAACGATTTAAATAAAAGGCTTCACAAAGAAGTGCTTATAGACGTTAAGATATACAGCGTAACACTTTCAAGCTCACACAAAACCGGTATCGACTGGTCGCAGCTTTCACTGTCTTTGGCCAATAAAAGCGTACCTATTACGGCATCAAACATTATAGGTGACAATGCGGTATTTAAAAGCGCTACTTTTAATATAGGCGGGCTTTTAGACTTTTTGGCTCAAAACGGGAATGTTAATTCGATTTCCAATCCTAAAATAGTTACTTTAAACAATCAAAAAGCCCTGATTAAAGTCGGAGATACCATTTATTACAAATATGCGTCTGAAATTACTACAGATAATAACGGCAATCCTACTACTCAGTATACGATAGATTCCAAGTTTGTAGGAGTTTTGCTTGATATTACGCCTCAGATAAGCGACAATAATCAGATAATATTAAGTATAAACCCGAGAATCAGTTCATTTAAAGACCCTACACAGCTTACAAACAGCAGCAGGGAAATGCCTCCTGATACACAGGATAACACTATGATAAGCGTAGTGAAACTGCAAAACAACGATACACTTGTTTTAGGAGGGCTTATTACTGATGATAAACAGCTCAAAGTTAACGGTGTACCTGTATTAAAAGAAATTCCGATACTTAAATATCTTTTTTCTTCAAGGGAAGAAATTACGAATAAAAAAGAGCTGGTATTTATAATCACTCCGCATATTATTAATTTAAACGATAAAAAGACGTTAAAAGATTACGGATATAAAAAGCTTCCTAATTTAGAGGAATTAAATGTTAAGTGA
- a CDS encoding Tfp pilus assembly protein FimT/FimU produces MKAFSLIELIFVIVIMGILTFVGMQFIPDETLTVDTQMLKEKILQTKSNALGYKTTGTDDYVCITFNKDWLNSEDKNSSEKVHYTFKSDISVLQGLNGNTLCFDYLGRPFDGEIDTDLTKMVHTNIIISLKYRNKEQNITIYPITGAIR; encoded by the coding sequence ATGAAAGCGTTTAGTTTAATAGAACTGATTTTTGTAATTGTTATTATGGGTATTCTTACTTTTGTGGGAATGCAGTTTATACCGGATGAAACACTTACGGTGGATACACAAATGCTTAAAGAAAAAATACTGCAGACAAAATCAAATGCGTTAGGTTACAAAACAACAGGAACAGATGATTATGTGTGTATTACTTTTAATAAAGACTGGTTAAACAGCGAGGATAAAAATTCAAGCGAAAAAGTTCATTATACGTTTAAATCTGATATAAGTGTATTGCAGGGTTTAAACGGGAACACTCTTTGCTTTGACTATTTAGGAAGACCTTTTGACGGGGAAATAGATACTGATTTGACAAAAATGGTACATACTAATATAATTATTTCGCTAAAATACAGGAATAAAGAACAGAATATAACGATATATCCGATAACCGGAGCTATAAGGTGA
- a CDS encoding type II secretion system protein — translation MRIKKSFTLIEAIFVIVILAFILIGGFQIISKLYVRNYIAKQTSKFEFVSQQVLDQVASLIYYRVPLSVIGYNQSTGNFKYIGNITDTDDFPVLEWIGYLNDAMVDANLSGFADLYASKKPVLKAVDFNSSFINTILQNKYSTAKTLKDLTSVIFAGSFDRGSEAALYKYKNAFGWHGNRADYVFRISSYTQNGSDCDLNLTRYDGSDVSGIKIYEKFYLADSAYAIALKKDLNISKWNCGVSFDKFKNDDLLLFYNYRPWLGETFCGDGGDGNVTLLASNVKSFRVKKINYHLMLKLELFKSRADINISVSKQKVAF, via the coding sequence TTGAGAATTAAAAAGAGTTTTACTTTAATAGAAGCGATTTTTGTAATTGTAATACTGGCTTTTATTTTAATAGGCGGTTTTCAGATTATCAGCAAGCTGTATGTAAGAAACTACATCGCAAAACAGACTTCTAAATTTGAATTTGTTTCCCAGCAGGTTTTAGACCAGGTGGCGTCTCTCATATATTACAGGGTTCCTTTAAGTGTAATAGGCTATAATCAGTCTACCGGGAATTTTAAATACATCGGAAATATAACTGACACTGACGATTTTCCTGTTTTGGAATGGATAGGTTATCTGAATGATGCGATGGTGGATGCGAATCTCAGCGGATTTGCGGATCTTTATGCAAGTAAAAAGCCTGTTTTAAAAGCCGTTGATTTCAACAGCAGTTTTATAAATACAATACTGCAGAATAAATACAGTACTGCAAAAACGCTTAAGGATTTGACGTCAGTGATATTTGCCGGAAGTTTTGACAGGGGAAGCGAAGCCGCTTTGTATAAATATAAAAACGCTTTCGGCTGGCACGGAAACAGAGCCGATTATGTTTTTCGTATAAGCAGTTATACCCAAAACGGCAGCGACTGTGATCTTAATCTCACAAGGTATGACGGAAGTGATGTGTCCGGAATTAAAATATATGAAAAGTTTTATCTGGCAGACAGCGCCTATGCCATAGCTTTAAAAAAAGATTTAAATATCTCAAAATGGAACTGCGGCGTAAGTTTTGACAAGTTTAAAAACGACGATCTGCTTTTGTTTTATAATTACAGACCGTGGCTGGGTGAGACATTTTGCGGTGACGGCGGAGACGGAAACGTTACTTTGCTGGCTTCAAATGTAAAATCATTCAGGGTGAAAAAAATCAATTATCATCTTATGCTTAAACTGGAGCTTTTTAAAAGCAGAGCCGATATAAATATATCGGTATCAAAACAGAAGGTGGCTTTTTAA
- a CDS encoding type II secretion system protein: MRKSLTLIELIFTIVIIAAVFTVIPKIIYISNKSLEFSKKEDAIFNMMSKIMDISLKEYDEQNTNYDDILLVNDPPKNVLDCNASSGYRLGGFAGSRNCKDGIFESSIGKDANEPPYDDVDDYNGIEENTTKDGRVVYTLKITAGYTDEWNKSDYSNGSLSFHFTKTSDNTKTNIKRINVTVSFNNQTISSVSYYSANIGHIKINSVQW, encoded by the coding sequence TTGAGGAAATCTTTAACTTTAATTGAGCTTATATTTACGATTGTAATAATTGCCGCTGTTTTTACGGTGATTCCTAAAATAATATATATAAGCAATAAATCTTTGGAATTTTCTAAAAAAGAGGACGCGATATTTAATATGATGTCTAAAATAATGGATATTTCGTTAAAGGAATATGACGAGCAAAACACAAATTACGACGATATACTTCTTGTAAACGACCCGCCTAAAAACGTTTTGGACTGTAATGCAAGCAGCGGATACAGATTAGGAGGGTTCGCGGGAAGCAGAAACTGTAAAGACGGAATTTTCGAGAGCAGTATAGGCAAGGACGCAAACGAACCTCCTTATGACGACGTAGACGATTACAACGGAATAGAAGAGAATACCACAAAAGACGGAAGAGTGGTATATACGCTAAAAATTACTGCAGGCTATACGGATGAATGGAATAAAAGCGATTATTCAAACGGCAGTCTGTCTTTTCACTTTACCAAAACCAGCGACAACACCAAAACAAATATCAAAAGAATAAATGTAACCGTTTCTTTTAATAATCAGACAATATCTTCAGTCAGTTATTACAGCGCCAATATCGGGCATATTAAAATAAACAGCGTACAGTGGTGA
- the prfB gene encoding peptide chain release factor 2, translating into MDAYEYSELIKELENKIENIESILKPDNLNKRLKEIQEMENDPDFWNDPKTSAKVQKEKNAIMRKLEKYEKAKRALQDNKDMFELASMEEDEETLNEVFEDVKELKKAIRDLEIEVMLSDENDSKNAIISIHPGAGGTESHDWASILYRMYLRYAERRGWKVDVLDYQAGDEAGIKDVSFLVKGENAYGYLKAENGIHRLVRVSPFDSGGRRHTSFASVQVSPEIDDDIEIEIDPKDIRIDVFRASGAGGQHVNKTESAVRITHIPTGIVVGCQTDRSQHKNKEMAFKMLKSKLYELELEKRKAEEEGKPKDEMGWGHQIRSYVLFPYQQVKDNRSNKAYSRVDDILDGDLDEVIEDVLISEKEKED; encoded by the coding sequence ATGGATGCTTATGAATACAGCGAGTTAATAAAAGAGCTGGAGAATAAAATTGAGAATATAGAATCTATTTTAAAACCCGATAATTTAAATAAAAGGTTAAAAGAAATTCAGGAAATGGAAAACGATCCCGATTTTTGGAACGACCCTAAAACAAGCGCAAAAGTGCAAAAAGAAAAAAATGCGATAATGAGAAAACTTGAAAAATACGAAAAAGCCAAAAGAGCCCTTCAGGATAATAAAGACATGTTCGAGCTTGCAAGCATGGAAGAAGATGAAGAAACCCTTAACGAAGTATTTGAAGACGTAAAAGAGCTGAAAAAAGCCATAAGGGATTTGGAAATTGAAGTGATGTTAAGTGATGAAAACGATTCTAAAAACGCAATTATTTCAATACATCCGGGAGCCGGGGGGACAGAATCCCACGACTGGGCTTCGATTCTTTACAGAATGTATCTGAGATATGCCGAAAGAAGAGGATGGAAAGTTGACGTTCTTGATTATCAGGCCGGAGACGAGGCCGGAATAAAAGATGTGAGTTTTCTTGTAAAAGGGGAAAACGCTTACGGATATCTGAAAGCTGAGAACGGTATTCACAGACTTGTGAGGGTGTCTCCTTTTGACAGCGGCGGAAGAAGACATACTTCATTTGCGTCTGTTCAGGTTTCTCCGGAAATTGACGATGATATTGAAATAGAAATTGATCCTAAAGATATAAGAATAGACGTTTTCCGCGCAAGCGGAGCCGGAGGCCAGCACGTAAACAAAACCGAAAGTGCCGTAAGGATTACGCATATTCCTACAGGTATAGTTGTAGGATGTCAGACTGACAGAAGCCAGCATAAAAATAAAGAGATGGCTTTTAAAATGCTTAAATCAAAGCTGTACGAACTTGAACTTGAAAAAAGAAAAGCCGAAGAGGAAGGCAAACCTAAAGACGAGATGGGATGGGGACATCAGATAAGAAGTTACGTTCTATTCCCTTATCAGCAGGTTAAAGACAACAGAAGCAATAAAGCTTATTCAAGGGTAGACGACATACTTGACGGCGATTTGGACGAAGTAATTGAGGATGTTTTAATTTCTGAAAAGGAAAAAGAGGATTGA
- the panC gene encoding pantoate--beta-alanine ligase, with product MKILNSPKEAIEFRKALNGSIGFVPTMGALHEGHLSLIEKAISENDFVVVSIFVNPTQFLPGEDLDKYPRRLEADFEICKRAGVDAVFTPTAENMYTKDEVLIKAPKIKGYILEGFNRPGHFDGVLQVVNKLFNIIKPAKAYFGKKDAQQLYLIKQMVKNFFFDIEIVECETKREKDGLALSSRNVYLSDEERKRALSISKALKRAAKLSSKTKNIEEIKKEMLDILDVDELQYIAFVDRDFNYINKIKPGDTIILIAAKVGNTRLIDNIWI from the coding sequence ATGAAAATTTTAAATTCCCCAAAAGAAGCCATCGAATTCAGAAAAGCCCTAAACGGAAGTATCGGATTCGTTCCTACGATGGGAGCGCTTCACGAAGGACATTTAAGTTTAATAGAAAAAGCAATAAGTGAAAACGATTTTGTAGTAGTTTCCATTTTCGTAAACCCCACCCAGTTTTTACCCGGAGAAGACTTGGACAAATATCCAAGACGCCTGGAAGCGGATTTTGAAATATGCAAACGCGCGGGAGTCGACGCAGTTTTCACGCCTACAGCCGAAAACATGTATACTAAAGATGAAGTTTTAATAAAAGCCCCTAAAATCAAAGGTTATATACTCGAAGGTTTTAACCGTCCGGGACATTTTGACGGAGTTTTGCAGGTTGTAAACAAACTTTTCAATATTATAAAACCTGCAAAAGCTTATTTCGGCAAAAAAGACGCCCAGCAGCTGTATCTGATAAAACAGATGGTTAAAAATTTTTTCTTTGATATAGAAATAGTTGAATGCGAAACCAAAAGGGAAAAAGACGGACTGGCGCTTTCAAGCAGAAACGTTTATTTAAGCGATGAAGAGAGAAAAAGGGCGCTTAGCATCAGCAAAGCACTTAAAAGAGCCGCCAAACTTTCGTCAAAGACAAAAAACATTGAAGAAATCAAAAAAGAAATGCTTGATATTCTAGATGTGGACGAACTTCAGTATATCGCATTTGTCGACAGGGATTTCAATTATATTAATAAAATAAAACCGGGAGATACTATTATTTTAATTGCGGCAAAAGTCGGAAACACAAGGCTTATCGATAATATATGGATATAA
- the rimO gene encoding 30S ribosomal protein S12 methylthiotransferase RimO, whose translation MKKLYLASLGCVKNLIDSEVMLGRLKDGYTLTDNPDEADLLIVNTCGFINPAKEESIQTILELADAKKDNAVLAVTGCLSERYKDILPKEIPEVDIWTGVGDFDKIDKLVKEKKSEFSPKVYLIHNDERIITGSSYHAYIKLSEGCNQKCAFCAIPNFKGRLNSREIPEIIGEIKRLKDKGFKDFSLASQDSSSYLRDKGIKDGLERLIDEIDKIEDITVRILYLYPATTTKKLIRRIFASEVVENYFDMPIQHINEKMLKIMKRPGSVEKLKSLLYEMKKEFSFIRTSVIVGHPGESEEDFEELKNFIKEFEFDRVNVFAYSDEEDTAAFKRKDKLPQNTIDKRAKEMGKIVKQTTKNALKKYLNKTCRCYLDGLTEDELFYSVRPKLWAPEIDGDILINDSEIENLEIGGLYNVKIENQAGEQLIGKIIK comes from the coding sequence TTGAAAAAACTTTATTTAGCATCGTTAGGATGTGTTAAAAACCTTATAGACAGCGAAGTAATGCTTGGCCGTCTCAAAGACGGATACACTCTTACCGACAATCCTGACGAAGCGGATCTGCTTATAGTAAACACCTGCGGATTTATTAATCCTGCAAAAGAGGAATCGATTCAGACAATACTTGAACTGGCTGATGCTAAAAAAGACAATGCGGTTCTTGCTGTTACGGGATGTCTTAGTGAAAGATATAAAGACATCCTTCCAAAAGAGATTCCGGAAGTAGACATATGGACGGGAGTCGGAGATTTTGATAAAATAGACAAACTTGTAAAAGAAAAAAAATCCGAATTTTCCCCAAAAGTTTATTTGATTCACAACGACGAAAGAATAATAACGGGCAGCAGCTACCACGCATACATCAAACTCTCTGAAGGCTGCAACCAAAAATGCGCATTTTGCGCCATTCCGAATTTCAAAGGCAGACTAAATTCAAGAGAAATTCCCGAAATCATCGGTGAAATTAAAAGATTAAAAGATAAAGGTTTTAAAGATTTCTCACTTGCTTCTCAGGATTCCAGCTCATATTTAAGGGATAAAGGCATTAAAGACGGGCTTGAACGATTAATTGACGAAATTGATAAAATCGAAGATATTACCGTTAGAATCTTATATCTATATCCGGCGACAACAACCAAAAAACTGATAAGAAGAATATTCGCTTCCGAAGTTGTAGAAAACTATTTCGATATGCCTATACAGCATATAAACGAAAAAATGCTGAAAATAATGAAAAGACCCGGAAGCGTTGAAAAACTTAAATCACTTCTGTATGAAATGAAAAAAGAGTTCAGTTTCATAAGGACATCCGTAATAGTAGGTCATCCTGGAGAAAGCGAAGAAGACTTTGAAGAGCTTAAAAATTTCATAAAAGAGTTTGAATTCGACAGGGTAAACGTATTTGCATATTCCGACGAAGAAGATACCGCAGCTTTCAAAAGAAAAGACAAACTTCCTCAAAATACAATTGATAAAAGAGCGAAAGAAATGGGAAAAATAGTAAAACAGACAACTAAAAACGCCCTTAAAAAATATCTGAACAAAACCTGCAGATGTTATCTTGACGGACTGACGGAAGACGAACTGTTTTACAGCGTCCGCCCTAAACTCTGGGCTCCAGAAATAGACGGAGATATTTTAATTAATGACAGCGAAATAGAAAATCTTGAAATAGGCGGTTTATATAACGTAAAAATAGAAAATCAGGCAGGAGAACAGTTAATTGGAAAAATCATCAAATAA
- the tilS gene encoding tRNA lysidine(34) synthetase TilS, with protein MEKSSNNLLAFSAGVDSTALFFRLMENNISFDMAIVNYHTRETSNEEVEYAKELARKYNKKIYIKDCYLEKFSEKSARECRYRFFEEIIKNHGYDTLITAHQLNDRFEWLLMQLGKGAGLKEIIAMGEWEEREGYKIYRPFYNVSRKEIVAFLNEKGIKYFIDRSNFDKKYKRNFIRDEFANKFIDLYAEGVKKSFEYLENDLNLLFQKNWKKKEKLYRFQKTSPEIDIKKTDLILKELGVIMSKAQRDEVIKTGFSCVIQGKIAIDSNEKHIYIAPYIKTAMDKEFKEKMRKEKIPPKVRGYIYKFDS; from the coding sequence TTGGAAAAATCATCAAATAACCTACTTGCATTTTCAGCGGGAGTGGATTCAACTGCCCTTTTTTTCCGGCTTATGGAAAATAATATATCTTTTGATATGGCCATTGTCAATTACCATACCAGAGAAACCAGTAATGAAGAAGTCGAATATGCCAAAGAGCTTGCACGCAAATATAATAAAAAAATTTATATTAAAGACTGTTATTTAGAAAAATTTTCTGAAAAATCGGCAAGGGAATGCAGATACAGATTTTTTGAAGAAATTATAAAAAATCACGGCTATGATACACTCATTACAGCCCATCAGTTAAACGACAGATTCGAATGGCTTTTGATGCAGCTTGGAAAAGGCGCAGGTCTTAAAGAAATAATAGCAATGGGTGAATGGGAGGAGAGAGAGGGTTATAAAATATACAGACCTTTTTATAATGTATCTCGTAAAGAAATTGTAGCTTTTTTAAATGAAAAGGGAATTAAATATTTTATAGACCGCAGTAATTTTGACAAAAAATATAAAAGAAATTTTATAAGAGACGAATTTGCGAATAAATTCATCGATCTGTATGCCGAAGGAGTAAAAAAAAGTTTTGAATATCTTGAAAATGATTTAAACCTGCTCTTTCAGAAAAACTGGAAAAAAAAAGAAAAACTCTACAGATTTCAAAAAACATCGCCAGAAATAGACATTAAAAAAACAGACCTTATTTTAAAAGAACTGGGAGTCATAATGAGCAAAGCTCAAAGGGATGAGGTAATAAAAACTGGTTTTTCATGTGTAATACAGGGCAAAATCGCAATAGACAGCAATGAAAAACATATCTATATAGCACCTTATATAAAAACCGCAATGGATAAAGAATTCAAAGAAAAAATGAGAAAAGAAAAAATACCTCCAAAAGTCAGAGGATATATTTATAAATTTGACAGTTGA